A genomic stretch from Leptospira licerasiae serovar Varillal str. VAR 010 includes:
- a CDS encoding RNA polymerase sigma factor encodes MTEPELIRIIESSKETVLKSIRRHILPGMASLVEDLVQDTYLRYYLKFKNKPSLNLQDANRWLYVAARNECRRAIRKWNREGRAYSKLQTEIKVSEKKEPDMAAIEPDPDQRKWMESQINLLPSPYKETMILRLDGEKMESIAKKLDISEGTVKSRISRAKEWLSRFANSNRKGREDK; translated from the coding sequence ATGACGGAACCAGAATTAATCCGGATCATAGAATCCAGCAAGGAGACAGTCCTAAAGTCCATCCGTAGGCATATTTTGCCGGGGATGGCGTCTTTAGTTGAGGACCTTGTCCAAGATACATATCTAAGATATTATCTCAAATTCAAGAACAAACCTTCTCTAAACCTTCAAGATGCAAATCGTTGGTTATATGTCGCCGCCAGGAACGAATGCAGAAGAGCGATTCGAAAATGGAATAGAGAAGGAAGAGCTTATTCAAAATTACAAACGGAGATAAAAGTTTCCGAAAAAAAAGAACCGGATATGGCTGCTATCGAACCTGATCCCGATCAGCGTAAATGGATGGAGTCTCAAATTAATCTCTTGCCATCTCCATATAAAGAAACTATGATACTAAGGTTGGATGGCGAGAAGATGGAATCGATCGCTAAGAAACTGGATATCTCCGAAGGAACCGTCAAGTCCAGGATCTCCAGAGCAAAAGAATGGTTGTCCAGATTCGCAAATTCGAATCGAAAAGGAAGAGAAGATAAATGA
- a CDS encoding Spy/CpxP family protein refolding chaperone, producing the protein MIVLDFDKLKFFVLFLLILGSGNSLFAEPPPPPPPFGPELFDFFIPGGGPGPREKEDRNFERFSKELSLSPEQIEKAKAATDKRLNLSRSIGEKLPSLHESLRKLLESPKVDLIAVKSKLKEISDIQLELRFLHIKGRLEFESILSPEQKQKLNQLHKERLNRIKERREFPPHHHGPPPGDRDCK; encoded by the coding sequence GTGATCGTTTTGGATTTCGATAAATTAAAGTTTTTCGTTCTTTTTCTACTGATCTTAGGATCAGGCAATTCCTTATTTGCAGAACCCCCTCCCCCACCGCCTCCATTCGGCCCGGAACTTTTCGACTTTTTTATACCGGGAGGAGGTCCTGGCCCAAGGGAAAAAGAAGATAGAAACTTTGAAAGATTCTCCAAAGAACTTTCTTTGAGTCCTGAACAGATAGAAAAAGCAAAAGCGGCAACCGACAAAAGATTGAACCTGAGCCGTAGTATTGGAGAAAAGTTACCTTCACTTCACGAATCCTTACGCAAGCTACTAGAATCTCCTAAAGTAGATCTTATTGCGGTAAAATCCAAACTAAAAGAGATCAGCGATATTCAACTTGAATTAAGATTTCTGCATATAAAGGGTAGATTAGAATTCGAATCCATCCTAAGTCCGGAGCAAAAACAAAAGCTGAACCAACTCCATAAAGAAAGACTGAATAGGATCAAGGAAAGACGGGAGTTTCCGCCTCATCACCACGGTCCTCCTCCGGGAGACAGAGACTGTAAATAG